A genomic stretch from Halorhodospira halophila SL1 includes:
- a CDS encoding MerR family transcriptional regulator: MPEPEKSSEGDLPPIPSKRYFTIGEVSQLCAVKPHVLRYWEQEFPQLRPVKRRGNRRYYQRHDVILIRRIRALLYEEGFTIGGARQKLEGGEEREDVAQSQQIIRQMRIELEGVLNILKR, encoded by the coding sequence ATGCCGGAACCCGAGAAGAGCAGTGAGGGCGACCTCCCGCCGATCCCGTCGAAGCGGTACTTCACCATCGGCGAGGTCAGCCAGCTGTGTGCCGTCAAACCTCACGTACTGCGCTACTGGGAACAGGAATTCCCGCAGCTGAGACCCGTCAAGCGCCGCGGTAACCGGCGCTACTACCAGCGCCACGATGTCATCCTGATCCGCCGTATCCGCGCCCTGCTCTACGAGGAGGGCTTTACCATCGGCGGCGCCCGCCAGAAGCTGGAAGGTGGCGAAGAGCGCGAGGACGTCGCCCAGAGCCAGCAGATCATCCGGCAGATGCGCATCGAACTCGAGGGTGTGCTCAACATCCTCAAGCGCTGA
- the ihfA gene encoding integration host factor subunit alpha, with translation MSLTKADMAERLFEEVGLNKREAKELVELFFEEIRTALENGEPVKLSSFGNFELRDKNERPGRNPKTGEEIPISARRVVTFRPGQKLKSRVESYAGTREEQ, from the coding sequence ATGTCGCTGACCAAGGCGGACATGGCCGAGCGGCTCTTCGAGGAAGTCGGCTTGAACAAGCGCGAGGCCAAGGAGCTGGTCGAACTCTTCTTCGAGGAGATCCGTACCGCCCTCGAGAACGGGGAACCGGTCAAGCTCTCCAGCTTCGGCAACTTTGAGCTGCGCGACAAGAACGAACGGCCCGGCCGCAACCCGAAGACCGGGGAAGAGATCCCCATTTCCGCCCGGCGCGTGGTGACCTTCCGCCCCGGCCAGAAGCTCAAGAGCCGCGTCGAGAGCTATGCCGGAACCCGAGAAGAGCAGTGA
- a CDS encoding sulfite exporter TauE/SafE family protein has protein sequence MIELGEWVLATLVLIAGTVVQGSIGFGVALLGAPVLYWIDPVLVPGPMLVVGMVTPLMILIRERRALDVGGIRWAIPGQLSGAALAGVVLARADESHLSLIFGILVLLAVALSLVAGSPRPTGGRLLAGGTLSGFMATATSIGGPPLALAYQGVSGARLRASLSAVFVVGAFGSLGALAWIGRFGLTELLLGLSLLPGIAIGFWLSGYTARALDRRWLRGAVLGVSAVAGLGAVVQAVL, from the coding sequence GTGATCGAGCTCGGTGAGTGGGTTCTGGCAACCCTGGTGCTGATTGCAGGCACGGTCGTTCAGGGTTCAATTGGTTTCGGGGTGGCCCTCTTGGGTGCGCCCGTTCTCTACTGGATCGATCCGGTGCTGGTGCCCGGGCCGATGCTCGTCGTCGGCATGGTGACACCGCTGATGATCCTCATCCGGGAACGCCGCGCCCTGGATGTTGGCGGGATCCGCTGGGCCATCCCGGGGCAACTCTCCGGCGCCGCACTCGCCGGTGTCGTCCTTGCCCGCGCGGATGAATCCCACCTGTCGCTGATCTTCGGAATCCTGGTTCTGCTCGCCGTGGCGTTGAGCCTGGTGGCGGGGTCTCCGCGCCCCACCGGCGGGCGCCTGCTGGCCGGGGGGACCCTGTCCGGCTTCATGGCCACGGCCACCTCCATCGGTGGCCCGCCCCTGGCCCTGGCCTACCAAGGGGTGAGCGGCGCACGGCTGCGTGCATCGCTGTCGGCGGTGTTCGTGGTGGGGGCGTTCGGCTCCCTGGGGGCGCTGGCCTGGATCGGCCGCTTCGGCCTTACCGAGCTGCTCCTCGGCCTGAGTCTGCTGCCCGGCATCGCGATCGGCTTCTGGCTGTCCGGCTATACCGCCCGAGCACTGGATCGGCGCTGGTTGCGCGGGGCGGTGCTGGGCGTGTCCGCAGTGGCCGGGTTGGGGGCTGTGGTGCAGGCTGTGTTGTAA
- a CDS encoding methyl-accepting chemotaxis protein, which translates to MKLLRRVHDIRIWIRLLVGIWLMLVLAWTSMIAYAAWEQRNVAVDQAIEFTDTMNQMTMAGLTAMMWTNTMDQRHEFLDQIQELPNVSGLRVLRAELTEEWYGPGEEGQQPQDEVEAQVLETGEPYIAQIDGGQALRAVIPNFNETDFLGKSCVECHGPGNEGEVLGAVTMEISLEDVNQAVIGFGTTIFGIAVLLSLPFLLVVYLFIQRSVTRPINTMTDSLNAIASGGGDLTRRLDVHSGDEIGQAASAFNRSMAVFHDLIGRVVEMAERLDRSAQQVSEVTDRSNDRIDRQRSEIEQVATAMNEMTSTAHEVARNAQHAAEATQSGEDAAQRGKQVVQQTVSGINQLADDVSRAAGAIQKLADDSEQIGTVIDLIREIAEQTNLLALNAAIEAARAGEQGRGFAVVADEVRKLATRTHESTQQIQDMISALQEETKSAQAAMEQGHAQTQETVNQASEADGVLGDIQQSVTTISEVNTQIASAAEEQSQVVEEINRNVTSINDAAETTARESHETKQAGDELEVLARDLRKLVEQFKV; encoded by the coding sequence ATGAAGCTGCTGCGCCGCGTCCACGACATCCGCATCTGGATCCGCCTGCTCGTCGGCATCTGGCTGATGCTGGTCCTCGCTTGGACGAGCATGATCGCCTACGCGGCTTGGGAGCAGCGCAATGTGGCGGTGGATCAGGCCATCGAGTTCACCGATACGATGAACCAGATGACCATGGCCGGCCTCACCGCCATGATGTGGACCAATACCATGGACCAGCGCCACGAGTTCCTGGATCAGATCCAGGAACTGCCCAACGTATCCGGGCTGCGGGTGCTGCGCGCCGAGCTGACCGAGGAGTGGTACGGGCCCGGCGAGGAAGGGCAACAGCCGCAGGACGAGGTCGAGGCCCAGGTGCTGGAGACCGGTGAGCCCTACATCGCGCAGATCGACGGCGGGCAAGCCCTGCGGGCGGTCATCCCCAACTTCAACGAGACGGACTTCCTCGGCAAGTCCTGCGTCGAGTGCCATGGCCCGGGCAACGAGGGCGAGGTCCTCGGCGCGGTCACCATGGAGATCTCCCTTGAGGACGTGAACCAGGCGGTGATCGGCTTCGGCACCACGATCTTCGGGATCGCCGTGCTGCTCAGCCTGCCGTTCCTGCTGGTGGTCTACCTCTTCATTCAGCGCTCGGTCACGCGGCCGATCAACACCATGACCGACAGCCTCAACGCCATTGCCAGCGGCGGCGGTGATCTCACCCGGCGGCTGGATGTGCACAGCGGCGATGAGATCGGTCAGGCGGCCAGCGCCTTCAACCGCTCCATGGCCGTCTTCCACGACCTCATCGGCCGGGTGGTCGAGATGGCCGAACGCCTGGATCGTTCCGCCCAGCAGGTTTCCGAGGTCACCGACCGGAGCAACGACCGCATCGACCGCCAGCGCTCGGAAATCGAGCAGGTGGCCACGGCGATGAACGAGATGACCTCCACCGCCCACGAGGTGGCCCGCAACGCCCAGCACGCCGCCGAGGCGACGCAGAGCGGCGAGGATGCGGCCCAGCGCGGCAAGCAGGTGGTGCAGCAGACGGTCAGCGGCATCAACCAGTTGGCCGATGATGTCTCCCGCGCCGCCGGAGCGATCCAGAAGCTGGCCGACGACAGCGAGCAGATCGGTACGGTGATCGACCTGATCCGCGAGATCGCCGAGCAGACCAACCTGCTTGCCCTCAACGCCGCCATTGAGGCGGCCCGGGCCGGCGAACAGGGCCGGGGCTTTGCCGTGGTTGCCGACGAGGTGCGCAAGCTGGCGACGCGCACCCACGAGTCCACGCAGCAGATCCAGGACATGATCAGCGCGCTGCAGGAGGAGACCAAGAGCGCCCAGGCGGCCATGGAGCAAGGCCACGCCCAGACCCAGGAGACGGTGAACCAGGCCTCCGAGGCCGACGGCGTGCTCGGCGACATCCAGCAATCGGTGACCACCATCAGTGAGGTGAACACCCAGATCGCCAGTGCCGCCGAGGAACAAAGCCAGGTGGTCGAGGAGATCAACCGCAACGTCACCTCCATCAACGACGCGGCCGAGACGACGGCCCGGGAGAGCCACGAGACGAAGCAGGCCGGCGACGAGCTCGAAGTGCTCGCCCGCGACCTGCGCAAGCTGGTCGAGCAGTTCAAGGTGTGA
- a CDS encoding anti-sigma factor family protein — translation MTERTMDCRECRASLLELEAGELDSARAERCHAHLAACPACRAWHHDGLRLRRHLASLDRRDAVSPGWVAAQLRRARVEHTTGSTVRQRLVAGVAAVAILAGGGLALYDRQPTHPEPPLAETGEGEVQEVRLAIDAERRMEGVRFHVEVPDGFELAGQPSRRLISWEGDLEPGANRLTLPVRGVPGAGIEEGELVTRIEHEGRSRELRLPVTLAQRRESES, via the coding sequence ATGACGGAGCGGACCATGGATTGCCGGGAGTGTCGCGCAAGCCTGTTGGAGCTGGAGGCGGGGGAGCTGGACAGCGCCCGGGCGGAGCGCTGCCACGCGCACCTGGCAGCCTGCCCGGCGTGCCGGGCCTGGCACCACGATGGTCTCCGCCTCCGTCGGCACCTGGCCAGCCTGGATCGCCGGGATGCGGTCTCGCCCGGCTGGGTGGCGGCGCAACTGCGTCGGGCGCGAGTCGAGCACACCACCGGGTCCACGGTCCGGCAGCGCCTGGTGGCCGGCGTGGCGGCGGTGGCGATCCTCGCCGGAGGCGGGTTGGCCCTCTACGACCGGCAGCCTACGCATCCAGAGCCACCGCTGGCTGAAACGGGAGAGGGCGAGGTCCAGGAGGTCCGGTTGGCCATTGACGCCGAGCGGCGTATGGAGGGGGTCCGGTTCCACGTCGAGGTCCCCGACGGCTTCGAGTTGGCGGGCCAACCCTCCCGGCGGCTGATCAGCTGGGAGGGTGATCTGGAGCCGGGCGCCAACCGGTTGACCCTCCCGGTGCGCGGCGTGCCAGGGGCAGGGATCGAGGAGGGGGAATTGGTGACCCGCATCGAGCACGAGGGCCGTTCCCGGGAACTGCGGTTGCCGGTCACCCTCGCGCAGCGCCGCGAAAGTGAGTCTTGA
- the pheT gene encoding phenylalanine--tRNA ligase subunit beta: MRVSEQWLREWVNPSLSTQALAEALTMAGLEVDAVEPAAPPFSGVVVGAITDCRPHPEADRLQVCTVDAGGERLEIVCGAPNARPGLHAPLARAGAELPGGLQVQATEVRGVASAGMLCSASELGLADEAGGLLELPETLALGNDLRQALALDDTILEIDLTPNRADCLGMTGIARDVAARTGAEMQSTEPLPVPAACDAQLEISLQAEADCPRYTGRVIHDVNPQAPTPIWMRERLRRAGIRSVSALVDITNYVMLESGQPLHAFDLDRLAPPVTARRAHSGETLTLLGGEQVELDDGVLVIADANGPVAFAGVMGGETTAVSDETTSIFLEAAHFHPTTIAGRARRYGLHTDSSHRFERGVDFEAPRAASERATQLVIEICGGRPGPINEAVAHQALPQRAPIELRRERLEGLLGWSIEPEQVTGMLRRLGTEPEPSADGWRVQPPSWRFDMEREVDLIEEVARLYGFDNVPERPLRAPLHVATAPEQQLDDRPLRTTLVERGYFEAINYAFVDPQLQQRLDPESEALPLANPLSAELAVMRTSLWPGLLMAAQRNQHRQHERVRLFECGRTFRGHLDDLAQTPMLAGLAAGPRYAEQWDAPRRSVDFFDVKADLEALIAQTGNASAFTFEPAQHPALHPGQSARILRDGVSVGWLGTLHPEHADALELHGAPVLFEITLEALSRAELPRFQPISRYPSIRRDLAVLVDDHVPAGELLRTAREAAGDCAVGGRLFDVYRGKGVPDGQKSIAMGLILQDYSRTLTDRDVDDVMAGVVSRLQQQFGASLRGE; the protein is encoded by the coding sequence ATGCGTGTAAGTGAGCAGTGGCTGCGCGAGTGGGTGAACCCGTCGCTCTCGACCCAGGCGCTGGCGGAAGCCCTGACCATGGCGGGCCTCGAGGTCGACGCCGTCGAACCCGCCGCCCCGCCCTTCAGCGGGGTAGTGGTCGGCGCGATCACCGACTGCCGACCCCATCCCGAGGCCGACCGCCTCCAGGTCTGCACGGTGGACGCGGGAGGCGAGCGGCTGGAGATCGTCTGCGGGGCCCCCAACGCCCGCCCCGGGCTGCACGCCCCCCTGGCGCGTGCGGGTGCCGAGCTCCCGGGCGGGCTTCAGGTCCAGGCCACCGAGGTGCGCGGTGTGGCCTCGGCCGGGATGCTCTGCTCGGCCAGCGAGCTCGGCCTGGCCGACGAGGCCGGCGGCCTGCTGGAGCTGCCCGAGACCCTCGCGCTCGGCAACGATCTGCGCCAGGCCCTGGCACTGGATGACACGATCCTTGAGATCGACCTCACGCCAAACCGCGCCGACTGCCTGGGCATGACCGGGATTGCCCGGGATGTGGCGGCGCGCACGGGTGCCGAGATGCAGTCCACCGAGCCGCTGCCGGTGCCGGCGGCCTGCGATGCGCAGCTGGAGATCTCGCTCCAGGCCGAGGCGGACTGCCCGCGCTACACCGGCCGGGTGATCCACGACGTGAACCCGCAGGCGCCCACCCCCATCTGGATGCGTGAACGCCTGCGCCGTGCCGGGATCCGCAGCGTTTCGGCCCTGGTCGATATCACCAACTACGTGATGCTCGAGTCCGGTCAGCCGCTGCACGCCTTCGACCTGGACCGCCTGGCACCGCCCGTCACGGCACGGCGGGCGCACTCCGGCGAGACCCTCACCCTGCTCGGCGGGGAGCAGGTGGAACTCGATGACGGGGTGCTGGTCATCGCCGATGCTAACGGGCCGGTGGCATTCGCCGGCGTCATGGGCGGCGAGACGACGGCCGTGAGTGACGAGACCACGAGCATCTTCCTGGAGGCGGCGCACTTCCACCCCACCACCATCGCCGGACGCGCCCGGCGCTACGGCCTGCACACCGATTCCTCCCACCGTTTCGAGCGAGGGGTGGACTTCGAGGCGCCGCGCGCGGCCAGCGAGCGCGCCACGCAGCTGGTTATCGAAATCTGCGGTGGCCGGCCCGGGCCGATCAACGAGGCCGTGGCCCATCAGGCACTGCCGCAACGCGCACCCATCGAACTGCGCCGAGAACGGCTGGAGGGACTGCTCGGCTGGTCCATCGAGCCGGAACAGGTCACCGGCATGCTCCGGCGCCTGGGCACGGAACCTGAACCCAGCGCCGATGGGTGGCGGGTTCAGCCGCCGAGCTGGCGCTTCGACATGGAGCGCGAGGTCGACCTGATCGAGGAGGTGGCCCGCCTCTACGGCTTCGACAATGTGCCGGAGCGGCCCCTGCGCGCCCCGCTGCACGTGGCCACGGCCCCGGAGCAACAACTCGACGACCGTCCGCTGCGCACTACGCTGGTCGAACGCGGCTACTTCGAGGCGATCAATTACGCCTTCGTCGATCCGCAACTCCAACAGCGCCTGGACCCGGAATCCGAGGCCCTGCCGCTGGCCAACCCGCTCTCGGCGGAGTTGGCGGTGATGCGCACCTCCCTGTGGCCCGGCCTGCTGATGGCGGCACAGCGCAATCAGCACCGCCAGCATGAGCGCGTGCGACTGTTCGAGTGCGGGCGCACCTTCCGCGGCCACCTCGACGATCTGGCCCAGACCCCCATGCTCGCCGGCCTGGCCGCCGGGCCCCGCTACGCCGAGCAGTGGGATGCGCCACGCCGGAGCGTGGACTTCTTCGACGTCAAGGCCGACCTCGAAGCCCTGATCGCCCAGACCGGCAACGCCTCCGCGTTCACCTTCGAGCCGGCACAGCACCCGGCCCTGCACCCGGGCCAGAGCGCCCGGATCCTGCGCGACGGGGTCTCGGTCGGCTGGCTCGGCACCCTGCACCCCGAGCACGCCGACGCCCTGGAGCTCCACGGCGCCCCGGTGCTCTTCGAGATCACCCTGGAGGCGCTGAGCAGGGCGGAGCTGCCGCGCTTCCAGCCCATCTCGCGGTATCCGTCCATCCGCCGGGATCTGGCGGTGCTGGTGGACGACCACGTTCCCGCGGGCGAGTTGCTGCGCACCGCCCGCGAGGCAGCCGGCGATTGCGCCGTCGGCGGCCGGCTGTTCGACGTCTACCGCGGCAAGGGCGTCCCGGATGGCCAGAAAAGCATCGCCATGGGCTTGATTTTGCAGGATTATTCCCGCACGCTTACGGATCGCGACGTGGACGACGTCATGGCGGGCGTGGTCTCCCGCCTGCAGCAACAGTTCGGAGCGAGCTTGAGAGGGGAGTAG
- a CDS encoding H-NS family nucleoid-associated regulatory protein: MTTTDEALETIRQAAEELDFVDLQKASRMIEKEQKRREKEARKQAQQEMKQVAQKYGLDLDEIVSGVSKGAGAKATKGNKVPPKFRHPEDPDRTWTGRGRKPKWVVHWEEELGRDIEELRIPDA, encoded by the coding sequence ATGACAACCACTGACGAAGCCCTTGAAACGATCCGCCAGGCGGCGGAAGAACTCGACTTCGTGGACCTGCAAAAGGCCTCGCGGATGATCGAGAAGGAGCAGAAGCGCCGCGAGAAAGAGGCCCGCAAGCAGGCCCAGCAGGAAATGAAACAGGTGGCCCAGAAATACGGGCTCGATCTCGACGAGATCGTCTCAGGGGTGAGCAAGGGCGCCGGCGCCAAGGCCACCAAGGGCAACAAGGTCCCGCCGAAGTTCCGCCACCCTGAGGATCCGGATCGCACCTGGACCGGGCGCGGCCGCAAGCCGAAATGGGTCGTCCACTGGGAAGAGGAACTGGGCCGGGATATCGAAGAGCTGCGCATTCCGGACGCCTGA
- a CDS encoding tetratricopeptide repeat protein codes for MARLLGGLLVVIVLAAFVGPVWADNPTERFNQGVTEYQAGEYRVAERAFAAVLGDPELGALAAFNLGRAAGQRGDWAAAEYWWRRAQQQARAERLQRLVASRLEELEHARPAVTGYMQIGAGYDSDLTLDNARAFAGDGDPFLDLFGHAAWQARGTRRDGVVAQGSVYHRSHGSEGDYDFTDAAVDVLRERPVGRVELGYGVGAGAMNRGIGGVDRRVEGQVQGRWNSPGRGWLVARYRLRAHRGGNDRGYLDGLEHRLRLGVEDRVGALRWLAYYQVEHHDREDWSGNGAFVSYSPVRQRLGARLAWQAAPAWSLTARPEWVHADYRDRHDYGDDRRRRTDTRYRLDLMAIHQPAGRAWRLGAQLRLEHIDDLRTYGTVEEGGLETYTAQRAEVSLFIDRSF; via the coding sequence GTGGCGCGGTTGCTCGGGGGTCTGCTGGTGGTGATCGTGTTGGCGGCGTTCGTCGGGCCCGTGTGGGCGGACAACCCGACGGAGCGCTTCAATCAGGGCGTGACCGAGTATCAGGCCGGCGAGTACCGGGTGGCCGAGCGGGCTTTTGCAGCCGTCCTCGGCGATCCGGAGTTGGGCGCGCTGGCCGCCTTCAACCTGGGGCGCGCTGCGGGGCAGCGGGGGGACTGGGCGGCGGCTGAGTACTGGTGGCGGCGGGCTCAGCAGCAGGCCCGCGCTGAACGCCTGCAGCGCTTAGTGGCGTCTCGGCTGGAGGAGCTGGAACACGCCCGCCCGGCGGTCACTGGCTACATGCAGATCGGCGCGGGCTACGACTCGGACCTGACCCTGGACAATGCGCGCGCCTTCGCCGGCGACGGCGATCCCTTCCTCGACCTGTTCGGCCATGCGGCCTGGCAGGCCCGGGGGACCCGGCGCGACGGTGTGGTCGCGCAAGGCAGTGTCTACCACCGCAGCCACGGCAGCGAGGGCGATTACGACTTCACGGACGCAGCCGTGGATGTCCTGCGCGAGCGGCCCGTGGGGCGGGTGGAGCTTGGCTACGGCGTCGGCGCCGGGGCCATGAATCGCGGGATCGGTGGTGTCGATCGGCGCGTCGAGGGCCAGGTTCAGGGGCGCTGGAACAGCCCCGGGCGTGGCTGGCTCGTGGCGCGCTATCGGCTGCGCGCCCACCGCGGAGGCAATGACCGGGGCTATCTCGATGGCCTGGAGCACCGGCTGCGACTGGGGGTGGAGGATCGGGTTGGCGCCCTGCGCTGGTTGGCTTACTACCAAGTGGAGCACCACGACCGCGAGGATTGGTCCGGCAATGGGGCGTTCGTCAGCTATTCCCCGGTACGCCAGCGCCTTGGTGCCCGGCTGGCCTGGCAGGCTGCGCCGGCGTGGTCGTTGACTGCGCGTCCGGAATGGGTCCATGCCGATTACCGGGACCGACACGACTACGGTGACGATCGTCGGCGCCGTACCGATACTCGCTACCGGCTGGATCTGATGGCGATCCATCAGCCCGCCGGACGCGCCTGGCGGCTCGGGGCGCAGCTGCGCCTTGAGCACATCGACGATCTGCGGACCTACGGGACCGTGGAGGAGGGTGGTCTGGAGACCTATACCGCCCAGCGCGCCGAGGTGAGCCTGTTCATCGACCGAAGCTTCTAA
- a CDS encoding RNA polymerase sigma factor, whose protein sequence is MATLLNLWRRRGEQTAFETVIGRHLGSLYGFARRLCGDDAEAEELIQELLSRLYPRSHELLALDQPYPWLARSLHNLWVDRYRRRRARPPWEDQSQDDPHAPYTVAEPGDGPAELVEQALTRERLQRALDALPEAQRSVVILHYVEGFSLDEVAEISAVSKGTLKSRLARARDRLRRRLLDGTESGAGACWDGEGTQ, encoded by the coding sequence ATGGCCACGCTATTGAACCTGTGGAGACGCCGCGGCGAGCAGACCGCCTTCGAGACCGTCATCGGTCGCCACCTGGGCAGCCTCTACGGCTTCGCGCGCCGGCTTTGCGGCGACGATGCCGAGGCCGAGGAGCTTATCCAGGAGCTGCTCAGTCGACTTTACCCGCGCAGTCATGAGCTGTTGGCCCTCGATCAACCCTACCCGTGGCTCGCCCGGTCGCTCCATAACCTCTGGGTGGATCGCTACCGACGCCGTCGGGCGCGTCCGCCCTGGGAGGATCAATCCCAGGACGATCCCCATGCCCCCTATACCGTGGCTGAGCCGGGTGACGGTCCGGCGGAGCTGGTCGAGCAGGCGCTGACCCGCGAGCGGTTGCAGCGCGCCCTGGACGCGCTGCCCGAGGCGCAACGCAGCGTGGTTATTCTCCATTACGTCGAGGGCTTCTCGCTGGATGAGGTGGCCGAGATCTCGGCGGTGAGCAAGGGCACCCTGAAATCGCGGCTGGCACGGGCGCGAGATCGCCTGCGCCGACGCCTGCTGGACGGAACCGAGTCCGGAGCCGGCGCGTGTTGGGACGGGGAGGGCACGCAGTGA
- a CDS encoding SLC13 family permease — translation MSTSTNPSAARRRWIGLIGGPLAAAAMLLAGPPAGLEPEAWYVAALTVLMATWWVSEALPIAATALLPAVALPLLGVASPEQAMASYANPMIFLFLGGFLIAMAIQRWGLHRRIALLILSATGGRDDLLVAGFMGATAMLSMWVSNTATAAMMLPIGLSVISLVETSSGKTDRHFTLALLLGIAFGANIGGLGTLIGTPPNAFLAGYMGDRFDIQIGFAQWMVVGVPVSAIMLVLAWWVLTRWVFPLPGQAIEGVGELIEQERRQIGPMQRTERRVAVVFVLTALAWVMRPWLESVLPGSVAISDAGIALLGALALFLVPADVRRLKFLLDWEDTRGLPWGVLVLVGGGLALGVAIDESGLAGAIAALLSGMGSWPAPLLVLSVAILAALMSHVTSNTATAATLLPLVTSLALAIDIHPLLLGVPVALAASAAFMLPVATPPNAIVFGSDRITVPDMVRAGALLTFAGAGIATLAAFLLAPWVLGF, via the coding sequence GTGAGTACGAGCACGAACCCGAGCGCTGCGCGCAGACGCTGGATTGGCCTGATCGGCGGCCCCCTGGCCGCCGCGGCCATGCTGCTCGCCGGGCCGCCGGCCGGACTGGAGCCGGAGGCCTGGTATGTGGCGGCGCTCACCGTGCTCATGGCCACCTGGTGGGTGAGCGAGGCCTTGCCCATCGCGGCCACCGCGCTGCTGCCGGCCGTCGCCCTGCCGTTGCTCGGCGTCGCCAGCCCCGAGCAGGCGATGGCCTCCTACGCCAATCCGATGATCTTCCTGTTCCTCGGCGGGTTCCTGATCGCCATGGCGATCCAGCGCTGGGGGCTGCACCGACGGATCGCGCTGCTCATCCTCTCGGCCACCGGCGGGCGTGACGATCTCCTGGTGGCCGGGTTCATGGGCGCCACCGCCATGCTCTCCATGTGGGTGAGCAATACCGCCACGGCGGCGATGATGCTGCCCATCGGCCTGTCGGTCATCAGCCTGGTGGAGACCAGCAGCGGCAAAACGGATCGCCACTTCACCCTGGCACTGCTGCTAGGCATTGCCTTCGGCGCCAACATCGGCGGTCTCGGAACCCTGATCGGCACCCCGCCGAACGCTTTCCTGGCCGGCTACATGGGCGATCGCTTCGATATCCAGATCGGCTTTGCGCAGTGGATGGTCGTCGGCGTGCCGGTCTCCGCCATCATGCTGGTTCTGGCCTGGTGGGTGCTGACGCGCTGGGTGTTTCCCCTGCCCGGCCAGGCGATCGAAGGCGTTGGCGAGCTGATCGAGCAGGAGCGCCGGCAGATCGGGCCCATGCAGCGCACCGAGCGCCGGGTGGCGGTGGTCTTCGTGTTGACTGCGCTGGCTTGGGTGATGCGCCCCTGGTTGGAGAGCGTCCTGCCTGGCTCGGTGGCGATCAGCGACGCCGGCATTGCGCTGCTCGGGGCCCTGGCCCTGTTCCTGGTGCCGGCCGATGTGCGCCGCCTGAAGTTCCTCCTCGACTGGGAAGACACCCGCGGTCTGCCCTGGGGGGTGCTGGTGCTGGTCGGTGGTGGCCTGGCCCTGGGCGTGGCCATCGACGAGAGCGGCCTGGCTGGTGCCATTGCGGCACTGCTCAGTGGCATGGGGAGTTGGCCGGCGCCGCTGCTGGTGCTCTCGGTGGCGATACTGGCGGCCCTGATGAGCCACGTGACCAGCAATACCGCAACGGCCGCCACGCTGCTGCCGCTGGTTACCTCCCTGGCGCTGGCCATCGATATCCACCCGCTATTACTCGGTGTACCGGTGGCCCTGGCCGCCTCGGCGGCGTTCATGCTGCCGGTGGCGACGCCGCCCAACGCCATCGTCTTCGGCAGCGATCGCATCACCGTACCGGACATGGTGCGTGCCGGGGCGCTGCTGACCTTCGCCGGTGCGGGTATCGCCACGCTGGCTGCCTTCCTCCTGGCCCCTTGGGTGCTTGGTTTCTAA